The following proteins are encoded in a genomic region of Takifugu rubripes chromosome 21, fTakRub1.2, whole genome shotgun sequence:
- the disp3 gene encoding protein dispatched homolog 3 isoform X8 — MDVEETPVFHTHCGEEGNDEEDDGDVNASEQSSQDANLCGIWRVVAWIYTQPCASGVFLGVITLLPCSLFAYMLLYCPPLDIDLSYSAFEVNSHFSAERFNALTIAMKSQLGAWDRQRRDLDTSKSETLQELLIRELNRQEAFNKTDKEEVMFSSIHAQNDQRREDKRPEFHFGQGKIEKQKKSDLKGEKKFCDRNQSSPLIRRNRFAPNYYLQSQAMWKIELVFVAQGEGESNIFTPERLQTIHYVETLLMQQPQFHQFCWKPLEMLRDLPLGPSYCSPPSSLLSYLYPSERGGKIYYDGMGPDLADIQGSLSLAITHPQFYWYVDENLSPENLSSSLLRSEIHFGAPLPSYYSPQDRAFEQSSHFKDFVVQYAGILAKQSTSQVKVLYGGTELFDDEVRQTFHNDMKLAGISGACITALVYVLTSFSAFLTIFGLVSIGLSCLMALFLYHVVFGVQYLGILNGVAAFVIIGIGVDDVFVFISTFRQASHLRQLQHRMIYTIQTAGRATFLTSFTTAAAYAANTFSQIPAVHDFGLFMALIVSCCWLWVSLLMPATLCVWVEFVEPQKHAWLSCWKLFSNLSPNQGPLSDEDEDDVALLSVGMEPEYCNTDGDAAILPLSGETPLPPPGQSQEGVVSTNLQWGLKRFVAEPVVAQQKTVLGVFLLVLLVSVWCCCLLRPATHTPLLFRRDTNLQTLLALRSNLSGQGISCPMCSGVFMEKPHALYNHTSSLAFRFPSVVAASSAQGSSGSDWNQTASLLTVYISTLELGASTSLYRFSLNSSTPSPWTRCISDHQAVSSFQAYTRPYRNYTIKLTVCVSTAFHPYTSWMLTFTTCNPLHGWIPDFFFYAASTPQQRSKRFYFAQLHLRPHSSRVCVGPPGCGVSSGSDGSTRGLFYSPLSGDVSSAAKVSKTLGFNPCSGGRCSRPAVRPLVNTGAMVFVVFGILGLNRTEHRDNHVIGDMGSIILDPDFDIFQEMQHLCQMCKAIGTNKQLVKPGGAQCLPSGKKLSSVLPLLHPECRSLPEPNLLPGQLSHGAVGIHGGKVRWLSMAFESTTYKGKSSFQTYSDFLHWENFIQEQLASLPQSSALRRGFQTCEHWKQIFMEIIGVESALWSLLLSLGICVAAVSVFTAHPLLLLPVLVTIIGVICLVVAIMYWLGWEMGAVEAISLSILVGSSVDYCLHLVEGYLLTGSSVPSSPDHNLEPASEKWRRTLEAVNHVGVAIVSSAVTTAISTVPLLFCVIVPFAKFGQIVAINTTVSILFTLTVTVAMLACMAPIHFSRTTNAVLKATLAVAVAAALGATLYWAGGQLGVLAWPLA, encoded by the exons CTGTGTGGGATATGGAGAGTGGTAGCATGGATTTACACTCAGCCCTGTGCCAGTGGAGTGTTTTTAGGGGTAATTACATTGCTACCCTGCTCTCTGTTTGCCTACATGCTGCTCTACTGCCCTCCTCTGGACATAGACCTCTCTTACAGCGCCTTTGAGGTTAACAGCCACTTCTCTGCTGAACGCTTCAATGCCCTGACCATCGCTATGAAGTCTCAGCTGGGGGCCTGGGACCGACAGAGGAGGGACTTAGATACTAGCAAGTCAGAGACACTGCAAGAGCTTTTAATAAGGGAGctgaacagacaggaagcatTTAATAAGACAGATAAGGAGGAGGTGATGTTCTCCTCTATACATGCACAAAACGATCAGAGGAGAGAAGATAAGAGACCAGAGTTTCATTTTGGTCAGGGAAAAATAGAGAAGCAAAAGAAATCAGATCttaaaggagagaagaaattCTGTGATAGAAATCAGTCCTCACCTCTCATCAGAAGGAACAGGTTTGCTCCCAATTACTACTTGCAGAGTCAAGCAATGTGGAAGATTGAATTAGTGTTTGTAGCTCAGGGGGAGGGCGAAAGCAACATCTTCACCCCAGAACGTCTGCAGACAATCCACTATGTGGAGACCTTGCTGATGCAACAGCCACAGTTCCACCAGTTCTGTTGGAAGCCCCTGGAGATGCTGAGGGATCTGCCTCTGGGACCCTCCTACTGCTCACCCCCAAGCTCACTTCTGTCTTACCTCTATCCcagtgagagaggagggaagatcTATTATGATGGCATGGGACCAGATCTGGCTGATATCCAGG GTTCTCTGAGTTTGGCCATCACTCACCCACAGTTCTACTGGTATGTGGATGAGAATCTCTCCCCTGAGAATCTCTCATCCTCGCTTTTACGTAGTGAAATCCATTTTGGAGCACCACTCCCATCCTACTATTCCCCGCAGGATAGAGCTTTTGAACAGAGCTCTCATTTCAAAGATTTTGTGGTTCAGTACGCAGGTATCCTTGCTAAGCAGTCCACGAG CCAGGTGAAGGTCCTTTATGGTGGTACAGAGCTGTTTGATGATGAAGTGAGACAGACCTTCCACAACGATATGAAGCTGGCTGGCATCAGTGGAGCCTGCATAACTGCACTTGTCTATGTCTTAACCTCTTTTTCTG CATTTCTCACCATTTTTGGACTCGTCAGTATTGGACTGAGCTGTTTAATGGCACTTTTCTTGTACCATGTTGTCTTTGGGGTGCAGTATCTGGGTATCCTCAATGGAGTTGCCGCATTTGTTATTATTGGCATCG GGGTGGATGACGTATTTGTGTTCATCAGCACCTTTAGACAGGCATCACATCTACGGCAGCTGCAGCACCGAATGATCTACACAATTCAGACAGCAGGTCGAGCCACGTTCCTCACCTCTTTTACCACCGCTGCTGCCTATGCAGCTAACACCTTCTCTCAG ATCCCAGCTGTGCATGACTTTGGTCTATTCATGGCCCTCattgtcagctgctgctggctctggGTGTCCCTGCTGATGCCAGCCACCCTGTGTGTCTGGGTGGAATTTGTGGAGCCTCAGAAACATGCTTGGCTGAGTTG CTGGAAGCTTTTTTCCAACCTCTCACCAAACCAGGGGCCTTTgtcagatgaggatgaggatgatgtggCCCTTCTGTCGGTGGGGATGGAGCCAG aATACTGCAACACAGACGGTGATGCAGCCATTCTTCCTCTGAGCGGGGAGACACCTCTCCCCCCCCCGGGGCAGAGCCAGGAGGGTGTGGTGAGCACCAACCTTCAGTGGGGCCTGAAGCGTTTCGTGGCAGAGCCAGTTGTGGCACAACAGAAAACTGTTCTTG GTGtgttcctcctggttctgctAGTatctgtgtggtgctgctgtctcctacggccagccacacacacaccccttctaTTCCGTCGGGACACCAACCTGCAGACTCTGTTGGCTCTCAGGAGCAATCTGAGTGGTCAGGGCATCTCCTGTCCAATGTGCTCAG GTGTCTTCATGGAGAAACCTCATGCTCTGTACAATCACACATCCTCGTTAGCTTTTAGATTTCCCTCAGTCGTAGCAGCCTCCAGTGCTCAAGGCAGCTCAGGTTCAGACTGGAACCAAACAG CGTCTCTACTCACAGTTTACATCTCAACGTTGGAGCTGGGAGCCTCTACAAGCCTTTACCGCTTTTCTCTAAACAGCAGCACGCCGTCCCCATGGACGCGATGCATCTCTGATCATCAAGCTGTTTCATCATTTCAG GCTTATACCCGACCCTACAGAAACTACACCATCAAACTGAccgtgtgtgtttccactgcttTCCACCCGTACACCAGCTGGATGCTCACATTCACCACTTGCAACCCCCTTCACGGTTGGATTCCAGATTTCTTCTTTTATGCAGCATCGACTCCGCAGCAGCGCAGCAA GAGGTTCTACTTTGCACAGCTACACCTCAGACCTCATTCAAGCCGCGTGTGTGTCGGCCCTCCTGGCTGTGGCGTTAGTTCTGGTTCTGATGGGTCCACTCGGGGACTCTTTTATAGCCCCCTATCTGGTG atgtttcctctgctgCTAAAGTGTCTAAGACATTGGGCTTTAACCCCTGCAGTGGCGGCAGATGCAGCCGTCCAGCGGTGCGCCCGCTGGTCAACACTGGGGCGAtggtttttgttgtgtttggaattttgggaCTGAACCGAACTGAGCACAGGGACAATCATGTGATCGGAGATATG GGCAGCATTATACTGGATCCAGATTTTGATATATTTCAGGAAATGCAGCATCTTTGCCAGATGTGTAAAGCTATTGGTACAAACAAGCAGTTGGTGAAGCCTGGAGGAGCTCAGTGTTTACCTTCAG GTAAAAAACTCTCATCCgtgctgcctctgctccatcCCGAGTGTCGTTCCCTCCCTGAGCCAAACCTGCTCCCAGGGCAGCTCTCCCACGGTGCAGTAGGCATCCATGGAGGAAAGGTCCGCTGGTTGTCAATGGCTTTTGAGTCT ACCACATACAAGGGGAAATCCTCATTTCAAACGTACTCTGACTTCCTTCATTGGGAGAACTTCATCCAGGAGCAACTTGCGTCCCTACCACAGTCCTCTGCACTGCGAAGAGGTTTTCAAACCTGCGAGCACTGGAAGCAGATCTTCATGGAGATTATAG GTGTGGAGAGTGCCCTGTGGAGTCTCCTGCTGTCTCTGGGCATCTGTGTCGcagctgtgtctgtgtttactgcacatcctctcctgctgctgccagtaCTCGTCACCATTATAG GGGTGATTTGTCTGGTGGTGGCCATCATGTACTGGCTGGGCTGGGAGATGGGGGCAGTGGAGGCCATTTCTCTGTCCATATTAGTGGGCTCTTCAGTTGATTACTGTCTACATTTGGTGGAGGGATATTTGCTAACAGGCAGTTCTGTACCTTCATCTCCTGATCACAACTTG GAGCCTGCCAGTGAGAAGTGGAGGCGTACCCTGGAGGCTGTCAACCATGTAGGCGTTGCCATAGTGTCCAGTGCTGTCACCACAGCAATCTCTACagttcccctcctcttctgcgTCATTGTGCCTTTTGCTAAATTTGGCCAGATTGTAGCCATTAACACCACTGTGTCCATTTTGTTCACACTGACTGTGACTGTGGCCATGTTAGCTTGCATGGCCCCCATCCATTTCAGTAGAACCACAAATGCTGTCCTGAAGGCAACGCTGGCTGTGGCGGTGGCTGCAGCCTTAGGAGCGACTCTGTACTGGGCGGGAGGACAGCTGGGAGTATTAGCCTGGCCATTAGCCTAG